In Bacillus sp. DX3.1, the following proteins share a genomic window:
- a CDS encoding NAD-dependent epimerase/dehydratase family protein, which produces MVNLKKILVLGGTRFFGKRLVERLLQDGHDITIATRGIAGDQFGKRVKRIIVDREDEKALKEKLAGKSYDVVYDNLCYSPNAAKVICNVLQGKVKKYIVTSSMAVYKPARSLNEEDFNPYTYPIIYGNRHDFSYGEGKRLAETVLFTHATFPVISVRFPVVIGSDDYTKRLYFYVDNIVKQKPFVVEDIEGEMSFIHAKEAGKFLAWLNTVDIRGPINACSNGVITMQEVIHFIEENTGVKAIVQETGENIAPYNGLTNCTVDNTRAEALGFQFRELKGDIYSLLEKYINVI; this is translated from the coding sequence ATGGTGAATTTGAAAAAAATATTAGTATTGGGTGGAACAAGATTTTTTGGAAAAAGACTAGTTGAAAGGCTCTTACAAGATGGGCATGATATAACAATTGCAACGAGAGGAATTGCAGGAGATCAATTTGGTAAAAGAGTAAAGAGAATTATCGTAGATCGAGAAGATGAGAAAGCGTTGAAAGAAAAATTAGCAGGGAAAAGTTATGATGTTGTGTATGATAATCTTTGTTATAGCCCAAATGCGGCAAAGGTAATATGCAATGTATTACAGGGCAAAGTAAAAAAATATATTGTTACATCTTCGATGGCTGTTTATAAGCCAGCACGTTCTTTAAATGAAGAAGATTTCAATCCATATACATATCCCATTATCTATGGAAATAGACATGATTTTTCTTATGGTGAAGGGAAGAGGTTAGCAGAGACTGTGTTGTTTACACATGCCACATTTCCAGTTATTTCAGTTCGTTTTCCCGTTGTAATTGGAAGTGATGATTACACAAAAAGATTGTACTTCTATGTTGATAACATTGTGAAACAAAAGCCCTTTGTAGTAGAAGATATAGAAGGTGAAATGTCTTTTATACATGCAAAAGAAGCGGGGAAATTTCTAGCATGGCTAAATACAGTAGATATAAGAGGACCCATTAATGCATGTAGTAATGGTGTTATTACGATGCAAGAAGTGATTCATTTTATAGAAGAGAATACAGGAGTGAAAGCTATCGTCCAAGAAACGGGAGAAAATATAGCTCCGTATAATGGATTGACGAATTGCACTGTAGATAATACACGAGCAGAAGCATTAGGATTTCAATTTAGAGAATTGAAGGGCGATATATACAGTTTATTAGAAAAGTATATTAATGTAATTTGA
- a CDS encoding DUF1836 domain-containing protein: MENVNDLLETLHLEKKITLEDIPNVDLYVDQVVQLFENNYNLTTRTADEKVLTKTMINNYAKGKLFIPIKNKKYSKEHMILISLIYQLKGALSINDIKSSLAGLNEKLVNEDNFELDALYKSYLNLTETNVDNFQKDVNNRIDEVKAEATTFEDEDLEKFLLLTSFVTMSNMYRRLAEKMVDDLQQS, from the coding sequence ATGGAAAACGTAAACGATTTACTGGAAACATTACATTTAGAAAAAAAAATTACACTTGAAGATATTCCTAACGTAGATTTATACGTGGATCAAGTCGTTCAGTTATTTGAAAACAACTACAATCTGACGACGAGAACAGCGGATGAAAAAGTACTAACAAAAACAATGATTAACAACTATGCAAAAGGAAAGTTATTCATCCCTATAAAAAATAAGAAATACTCGAAAGAGCACATGATCTTAATTAGCCTCATTTATCAATTAAAAGGCGCACTTTCCATTAACGACATCAAAAGCTCTTTAGCTGGTCTCAATGAAAAATTAGTAAACGAAGACAATTTTGAACTGGATGCCCTTTATAAAAGTTACCTCAATCTCACAGAAACCAATGTCGATAACTTTCAAAAGGACGTTAACAATCGGATAGACGAAGTAAAAGCAGAGGCAACTACTTTTGAAGATGAAGATCTTGAAAAGTTCTTATTACTTACCTCTTTCGTAACGATGAGTAATATGTATAGACGCTTGGCAGAAAAAATGGTAGATGATCTGCAGCAATCCTAA
- a CDS encoding sigma-70 family RNA polymerase sigma factor: MNDMELVDEIKKQNTEALDQLILQYSNLIYGVIGSVLGEHHERGEIEECYNDVLLILWYKIDSFRIEKGQFKNWLISIAKFKALDYKRKIKRKRIEQTIEQLILQDGEDVEKVLLQEEEKEFVLQAINQLDDVDNSIFYQRYIADESIEDISKRLHMSTSAIYTRLSRGKQKLKRVMEGYYE; the protein is encoded by the coding sequence ATGAATGATATGGAATTAGTAGATGAAATAAAAAAACAAAATACGGAAGCATTGGATCAATTGATTCTTCAATATAGCAATTTAATTTATGGCGTAATTGGAAGTGTATTAGGAGAGCACCATGAAAGAGGAGAAATTGAAGAATGCTACAACGATGTTCTTCTCATACTGTGGTATAAAATAGATAGTTTTCGAATTGAGAAAGGACAATTTAAGAATTGGTTAATTTCTATTGCAAAGTTTAAGGCGCTAGATTATAAAAGGAAAATTAAGCGAAAAAGGATTGAGCAGACAATAGAACAACTTATTTTACAAGATGGTGAAGATGTAGAAAAGGTATTGCTGCAAGAAGAGGAAAAAGAATTTGTTTTGCAGGCAATCAATCAACTAGATGATGTAGACAATAGTATTTTTTATCAAAGGTATATTGCAGATGAAAGTATAGAGGATATTTCGAAAAGGTTACATATGAGTACAAGTGCCATTTATACAAGATTATCAAGGGGAAAGCAAAAATTAAAAAGGGTAATGGAGGGATATTATGAATAG
- a CDS encoding AmiS/UreI family transporter, giving the protein MGYVGLLLSGAALFLNSLVILGKAEEKSVGVFNLFVGVLQIVIPFYLILVSDQSNWTVYSYAATFLFGLTYLYVGITFITGMSNNGLGWFCLWVAIIALFYMIVSIIQFQDIVNALTWFMWAFLWYLFYVLNVQKKDINQYLGRIAFVQSWVTLTLPSLLYFMGVWETPLVYEAWVYVSILSIIYFGYRTFKLKAT; this is encoded by the coding sequence ATGGGTTATGTTGGATTATTACTTTCAGGTGCAGCGCTGTTTTTAAATAGCCTTGTTATATTAGGAAAGGCAGAAGAAAAAAGTGTAGGTGTATTTAATTTATTTGTAGGTGTCTTACAAATTGTAATTCCTTTTTATTTAATTTTAGTCTCTGATCAAAGCAATTGGACAGTTTATTCGTATGCTGCTACTTTTTTATTTGGTTTAACTTACTTATATGTAGGAATCACTTTTATTACAGGAATGAGTAATAATGGATTGGGCTGGTTTTGCTTATGGGTAGCTATCATTGCACTATTCTATATGATTGTATCGATTATACAATTTCAAGATATCGTTAATGCATTAACGTGGTTTATGTGGGCATTTCTATGGTATTTGTTCTATGTATTAAATGTACAAAAAAAGGATATAAATCAATACCTGGGAAGGATAGCGTTTGTACAATCGTGGGTGACACTAACACTTCCATCACTTCTATATTTCATGGGGGTATGGGAAACTCCACTTGTATATGAAGCATGGGTATATGTATCAATCCTTTCTATTATCTATTTTGGTTATCGTACTTTTAAATTAAAAGCAACGTAA
- a CDS encoding SPW repeat protein, whose product MMKTRSALNGLIGLWFIIAPWALGFSDNDKMLWSSVIIGLIQSIVSFWGYDKFGWNSWQHWVSLLTGLWFVIFPFTYSLSSGEFWASVILGAITVLFSLWNLGSAEQSTDVE is encoded by the coding sequence ATGATGAAAACAAGAAGTGCATTAAACGGATTAATTGGTTTATGGTTTATTATTGCGCCATGGGCTCTTGGATTCTCCGATAATGACAAAATGCTTTGGTCTAGTGTCATTATAGGGCTTATTCAATCCATTGTTTCATTTTGGGGTTATGATAAATTCGGATGGAATTCCTGGCAACATTGGGTATCCCTACTGACAGGACTTTGGTTCGTTATTTTTCCATTCACTTATTCATTATCAAGCGGTGAATTCTGGGCGAGTGTTATTTTAGGGGCTATTACAGTCTTATTTAGTCTGTGGAATTTAGGCTCAGCTGAGCAAAGTACAGATGTGGAGTAA
- a CDS encoding hemolysin III family protein — translation MNAYVREPVNAFTHLGGAVLSFVALLAMVVKVSVKMPSVPTISAVILFGVGMMILYGASTVYHMVVANERVIYFFRKLDHSMIFMLIAGTYAPFCLITLQAENGLLLFTLVYATAVCGIAFKMFWFSCPRWLSTAIYLVMGWLIIFFFAPLSQNLSSNGIMLLVLGGVFYTIGGFIYGAKPRWLEFKYMGHHEIFHIFVLLGSLAHFLCVYFYVI, via the coding sequence GTGAATGCTTATGTAAGAGAACCAGTTAATGCGTTTACGCATTTAGGAGGCGCAGTTTTATCATTTGTTGCCCTTCTTGCCATGGTCGTGAAAGTTTCTGTGAAAATGCCTTCTGTTCCTACAATTTCAGCGGTTATTCTGTTTGGAGTGGGGATGATGATTCTTTATGGTGCTTCAACTGTATACCATATGGTTGTGGCGAATGAACGTGTTATTTATTTCTTTAGAAAACTGGATCATTCCATGATTTTTATGTTAATTGCAGGCACATATGCACCCTTTTGTTTAATTACATTACAAGCTGAAAACGGCTTACTATTATTCACGTTAGTTTATGCAACCGCTGTATGTGGAATTGCTTTTAAAATGTTTTGGTTTAGTTGTCCAAGGTGGCTATCGACAGCTATTTATCTTGTCATGGGATGGTTAATCATCTTCTTCTTTGCGCCATTATCACAAAATCTGAGTAGCAATGGCATTATGCTTTTAGTGCTTGGCGGGGTCTTCTATACAATTGGTGGATTCATTTATGGTGCAAAACCAAGATGGTTAGAATTTAAATATATGGGTCATCATGAAATTTTTCATATTTTTGTTTTACTTGGAAGTTTAGCTCACTTTTTATGTGTTTACTTCTACGTAATTTAG
- a CDS encoding nitric oxide synthase oxygenase, which produces MITMKQLIEEATKFITSCYQELGKALEIEERLAQIEAEILETGTYEHTFEELVHGARMAWRNSNRCIGRLFWNKMHILDAREVNDTEDVYNALLHHIRYATNDGKIKPTITIFKQHSGEKNNIRIYNHQLIRYAGYETAAGVIGDSNSISFTTFCKELGWNGEGTHFDVLPLVFSIDGSEPVCMPVPKEDVKEIEIEHPEYPFSSLGVKWYGVPMISDMRLEIGGISYTAAPFNGWYMGTEIGARNLADHDRYNLLPAVAEIMNLDTSRNSTLWKDKALVELNVAVLHSFKKQGVSIVDHHTAAQQFQQFEKQEAACGRVVTGNWVWLIPPLSPATTHMYHKPYPNEILTPNFFHK; this is translated from the coding sequence ATGATTACGATGAAACAATTAATAGAGGAAGCAACAAAGTTTATTACAAGTTGCTATCAAGAGCTTGGTAAAGCTCTTGAAATAGAAGAACGCTTAGCTCAAATAGAAGCGGAAATATTGGAGACAGGAACGTATGAGCATACGTTTGAGGAACTTGTTCATGGTGCTCGTATGGCATGGCGCAATAGTAATCGTTGTATAGGTCGTCTTTTTTGGAACAAAATGCACATATTAGATGCCCGTGAAGTAAACGATACAGAAGATGTATATAACGCGTTACTTCATCATATTCGCTATGCAACAAATGATGGAAAGATTAAACCGACTATTACCATTTTTAAGCAGCATAGTGGGGAAAAAAATAACATTCGAATTTATAATCATCAGTTGATTCGCTATGCGGGGTACGAAACAGCGGCGGGGGTCATTGGTGATTCTAATTCAATTTCGTTTACAACGTTTTGTAAAGAGCTCGGTTGGAATGGTGAAGGAACACATTTTGATGTATTGCCGCTCGTATTTTCTATTGATGGAAGCGAGCCTGTATGCATGCCAGTTCCTAAAGAAGATGTAAAAGAGATCGAGATTGAACATCCAGAATACCCATTTTCATCATTAGGGGTAAAATGGTATGGTGTACCAATGATTTCAGATATGCGCTTAGAAATTGGAGGTATTTCGTATACAGCTGCTCCTTTTAACGGCTGGTATATGGGAACGGAGATTGGTGCTCGTAACTTAGCTGACCATGATCGCTATAATTTGCTTCCCGCTGTTGCAGAAATCATGAATTTAGATACTTCTCGAAACAGTACATTGTGGAAAGATAAGGCGTTAGTCGAATTGAATGTAGCTGTATTACATTCATTCAAAAAACAAGGGGTAAGTATTGTTGATCATCATACGGCAGCCCAGCAATTTCAACAGTTTGAGAAGCAAGAAGCAGCTTGTGGACGTGTTGTAACAGGAAATTGGGTCTGGTTAATCCCACCGTTATCTCCAGCTACGACGCATATGTATCATAAACCTTATCCGAATGAAATTCTTACACCGAATTTCTTTCATAAGTAA